Proteins encoded by one window of bacterium:
- the map gene encoding type I methionyl aminopeptidase: MRTQIKTQDEIAAMRTSGKILAEILQLLKQATRVGMATQELDHMAREELKKRGAKAAFLGYQDFPAALCISINDEIAHGIPGDYVLQDGDLVHLDLGVSYEGMITDAGIGYVLGEATDDQQRLLIGTEKALMAGIVMVKEGARTGDIGAAIEKTLDKYRLDVVYELGGHGVGHTVHEDPFVGNYGTPGTGESLRAGMTIAIEPNVSLAGHEMYLKNNGWTWCTKTGALAVQFEHTVLVTEDGYEILTQV; the protein is encoded by the coding sequence ATGAGGACTCAAATCAAGACTCAAGATGAGATAGCGGCGATGCGTACTTCGGGTAAGATACTAGCTGAAATCTTGCAGCTGTTGAAGCAAGCCACACGGGTGGGTATGGCGACACAAGAGCTTGATCATATGGCTCGCGAGGAGCTCAAGAAGCGAGGAGCGAAGGCGGCTTTTTTAGGATACCAAGACTTTCCAGCAGCACTTTGTATTTCGATCAATGATGAGATTGCTCATGGTATACCGGGTGATTACGTTTTGCAGGATGGAGATCTGGTTCATTTAGACCTAGGTGTGTCATATGAGGGGATGATCACTGATGCCGGTATAGGATACGTGCTTGGTGAAGCAACTGATGATCAGCAGCGGCTGCTGATCGGTACTGAGAAGGCGCTTATGGCTGGCATAGTCATGGTCAAGGAAGGTGCTCGCACAGGAGATATCGGTGCTGCAATCGAGAAAACACTAGACAAGTATCGCCTCGATGTCGTGTATGAATTGGGTGGACACGGGGTTGGGCATACGGTGCATGAAGATCCATTTGTCGGCAATTATGGTACGCCTGGCACCGGAGAATCGTTACGGGCGGGTATGACAATCGCTATAGAGCCGAATGTTAGCTTGGCTGGGCATGAGATGTATTTGAAGAATAACGGCTGGACATGGTGCACAAAAACAGGTGCTTTAGCAGTACAATTTGAGCATACTGTTCTGGTAACAGAAGACGGTTACGAAATTCTAACTCAAGTTTGA
- a CDS encoding bifunctional (p)ppGpp synthetase/guanosine-3',5'-bis(diphosphate) 3'-pyrophosphohydrolase, whose translation MPKQKTSRIIPKFIRDMQYTEDERQDIARAYWFSRDRHRNQLRKSGEAYIIHPIAVAQILAGWHVDIPTIQAGLLHDTLEDTQTTSEEIRAEFGEVCTQLVEAVTKIGSLQSQIAHTATPESIENIRKLLLAMSHDIRVILVKLADRLHNMRTIQYLSEHKQRRKAQETLDIYAPIADRLGMGELRAELEDRSFAVVHPKEYARIKELAQPYVKRGEQLLATIKPEIEADCRSEGIQFEVTSRIKNVFSIHKKLAKYDQDFSKIRDLVALRIIVESIPDCYRALGLIHARYKPLLLFIKDYIAVPKPNGYQSLHTTVLGKNQVFEVQIRTQHMHEYAEQGLAAHFYYNESKQQQQYKTGGGVVLPKKYEWVKNLLDWQEAFEHEKDIRSALQLDVFQQRIFVFSPNGDLFDLPEGATPVDFAFAVHTDLGMACRGARINGKMMPLDTRLENRDVVEIFAFVKAPRPSRDWLSFVVTAKARSRIKAWLRNQERTTAEQEGMRLLDEYIRTVADRSWEQLPPSTKRVVLESYELSDSSALAEAVYEGKVKLADISRLVLMQRQQQARAFLPVKFLRKRGPRPVSLVPGIEREHISRAGCCSPTYPQEIVGYVSRAGLIRVHRKDCDRIAADFQRCLPAYWYYDSTDRIRLKGDSAMATSMLKAISSYLSAFDARAAKITQNSIGDTVEIEVALSLVRMDRWADLLRALHRVPGVLDVEHIVG comes from the coding sequence ATGCCTAAGCAAAAGACATCCAGGATCATTCCGAAGTTTATTCGCGATATGCAGTATACCGAAGATGAGCGTCAGGACATAGCTCGGGCATATTGGTTTAGTCGCGACAGGCATCGTAATCAGTTGCGAAAGAGCGGGGAGGCATACATTATTCACCCGATCGCTGTCGCACAAATACTGGCCGGATGGCACGTCGATATTCCTACGATACAGGCTGGATTGTTACACGATACCCTCGAGGACACGCAGACGACAAGTGAGGAGATTCGGGCTGAATTTGGTGAGGTGTGCACACAGTTGGTTGAGGCAGTTACGAAGATTGGGTCACTGCAATCTCAGATTGCGCATACGGCTACTCCTGAATCGATTGAAAACATCCGAAAGTTACTCTTAGCGATGAGTCACGACATTAGAGTTATCCTCGTGAAGCTTGCGGATAGGCTGCACAATATGAGGACCATTCAATATCTGTCAGAGCACAAGCAGCGTCGTAAGGCACAGGAGACTCTTGATATTTATGCTCCTATAGCTGATCGATTAGGTATGGGTGAATTGCGTGCCGAGCTGGAGGATAGATCGTTTGCAGTGGTGCATCCAAAAGAATATGCGCGCATCAAAGAGCTTGCTCAACCCTATGTAAAACGTGGCGAGCAGCTTTTGGCGACGATTAAGCCGGAAATTGAGGCGGATTGTCGATCAGAGGGTATACAATTTGAGGTAACAAGTAGAATAAAAAACGTATTCAGTATACATAAGAAGCTTGCGAAGTATGACCAAGATTTCTCAAAAATACGTGATCTTGTTGCGCTCAGGATTATCGTTGAATCTATACCTGATTGCTATCGCGCGTTGGGCCTTATTCATGCACGATACAAGCCGCTTTTACTATTTATCAAGGATTATATCGCAGTACCAAAGCCCAATGGGTATCAGTCACTTCATACAACTGTTCTTGGAAAAAATCAGGTATTTGAAGTGCAAATTAGGACTCAGCATATGCATGAATATGCTGAGCAAGGGTTAGCTGCACACTTCTATTACAACGAGTCAAAACAACAGCAACAATACAAGACTGGCGGAGGAGTAGTGTTGCCTAAAAAGTACGAATGGGTAAAAAATTTGCTCGACTGGCAAGAAGCGTTTGAGCATGAAAAAGACATACGGTCTGCATTGCAGCTTGACGTATTCCAGCAGCGTATCTTTGTATTTTCTCCCAACGGCGACTTGTTCGATCTACCAGAAGGCGCTACACCTGTAGACTTCGCTTTTGCGGTGCATACAGATTTGGGTATGGCATGCCGTGGCGCACGAATTAATGGCAAAATGATGCCACTGGATACTCGACTTGAAAATCGAGATGTCGTTGAGATTTTTGCGTTTGTGAAAGCGCCGAGACCAAGTAGGGACTGGCTGAGCTTTGTTGTAACCGCGAAAGCACGCTCACGTATTAAGGCTTGGCTGCGCAATCAAGAGCGTACGACTGCCGAGCAGGAAGGTATGCGTTTGCTTGATGAATATATTCGCACTGTGGCTGATCGAAGCTGGGAACAGTTGCCTCCAAGTACAAAGCGAGTGGTGCTTGAGTCGTATGAGTTATCTGATAGTTCAGCGCTAGCCGAGGCTGTCTACGAGGGGAAGGTGAAGTTGGCAGACATCTCGCGGCTTGTATTAATGCAACGTCAGCAGCAGGCTAGAGCCTTCTTGCCTGTAAAATTCTTGCGCAAGCGTGGGCCACGACCGGTTTCTCTCGTACCCGGTATAGAGCGTGAGCATATTTCGCGTGCAGGATGTTGCTCTCCGACATATCCTCAGGAAATTGTGGGCTATGTAAGTCGCGCTGGGTTGATTCGAGTGCACCGAAAAGACTGTGATCGAATCGCTGCTGATTTCCAGCGTTGCCTTCCAGCTTATTGGTATTATGATTCGACTGACCGCATTCGCTTGAAAGGGGATTCGGCGATGGCCACCTCAATGCTCAAGGCCATATCTTCCTATCTATCTGCGTTTGATGCTCGTGCAGCAAAGATTACTCAAAACTCAATTGGGGATACCGTGGAGATAGAGGTTGCATTGAGCCTGGTGCGCATGGATCGCTGGGCTGATTTATTGAGGGCGCTACATCGTGTACCGGGAGTATTGGATGTAGAGCATATTGTCGGGTAG
- the ftsA gene encoding cell division protein FtsA — MASNKGEITAVGLDIGTSRVVCLVGVAQPDSPSVSVVGIGIASTAGLRRGVVVDIEETVTAITSALEEAERMSGVVIERATVSVDGSHIQSLNSRGVIAVSRADKQISQEDMSRAAEAAAALSLETNREILRVIPRHYIVDGQSNIQDPFGMSGVRLEIDTHVLTASIPAMKNLDDAIHRAGITVNGHMIVPLAAARACLTKRQKELGVAVVNIGAETTGIAIFEEGRVAFSSILPVGSNHITKDIVYGLRTTIDIAEKMKLTFATARKPKIKDTTKLELSKIGAKGVLLQRELDMIVSSRLDEMCDLVKTEITRSGKEHLLSNGIVLTGGGAKLEGLPEYIEAAVGIPAALGEPQGITGIVDKVRGASFAVPVGLMLEDLDRPQAGKSINDRIGQLFGRAQSLFQGFLNRG; from the coding sequence ATGGCTTCAAACAAAGGGGAAATCACAGCAGTCGGACTCGATATCGGTACTAGCCGGGTCGTGTGCTTGGTTGGTGTTGCTCAGCCTGACAGCCCTAGTGTATCTGTTGTGGGGATCGGTATTGCTTCTACTGCCGGCCTGCGGCGTGGAGTGGTCGTAGATATTGAAGAAACAGTTACGGCTATTACTTCTGCTCTCGAAGAAGCCGAGCGAATGAGTGGCGTTGTGATTGAAAGAGCAACAGTGTCTGTGGATGGTAGTCACATACAGAGCCTGAATTCGCGTGGTGTGATAGCCGTGAGTCGCGCAGATAAGCAGATTAGTCAGGAAGACATGTCTCGGGCGGCGGAAGCTGCGGCTGCACTTTCGCTTGAGACGAATCGAGAAATATTACGTGTAATACCCCGCCACTACATAGTTGACGGTCAGAGCAATATTCAGGATCCATTCGGTATGAGTGGTGTGCGACTGGAGATAGATACGCATGTTTTAACAGCATCCATACCTGCCATGAAGAATCTTGATGATGCCATCCATCGGGCTGGTATTACGGTCAATGGCCATATGATCGTCCCGCTCGCCGCAGCTCGAGCCTGTCTCACCAAGCGCCAGAAAGAGCTTGGTGTGGCGGTTGTCAATATCGGAGCTGAGACTACCGGTATTGCGATTTTTGAGGAGGGGCGAGTTGCATTCTCGAGCATTTTACCTGTAGGATCCAATCACATTACGAAGGATATTGTGTATGGTCTGCGGACTACAATCGACATTGCCGAGAAGATGAAGCTCACCTTTGCCACAGCTCGAAAGCCAAAGATTAAGGATACTACGAAGCTAGAGCTGAGCAAGATCGGTGCGAAAGGTGTGCTGCTGCAGAGAGAGTTAGATATGATCGTTTCATCGCGACTGGATGAAATGTGTGATCTTGTAAAAACTGAGATTACCCGCTCGGGCAAAGAGCACCTATTGTCAAATGGCATTGTCTTAACTGGCGGCGGCGCAAAGCTTGAAGGGTTACCTGAATATATTGAGGCTGCGGTTGGTATTCCTGCAGCGCTCGGAGAACCACAGGGGATCACGGGCATCGTTGATAAGGTGAGGGGCGCATCGTTTGCAGTGCCTGTTGGGTTGATGCTCGAGGACCTGGATCGTCCGCAGGCCGGCAAGAGCATCAACGACCGCATTGGGCAATTGTTTGGTCGAGCACAGAGTTTATTTCAGGGATTTCTCAATCGTGGGTAA
- the rpsU gene encoding 30S ribosomal protein S21 gives MLHVERKDDESLESLIRRFNKKVTQAGILSSARRKKYFEKPLTKREEREIAIRKRVRKEQKTREMLSIRG, from the coding sequence ATGCTTCATGTTGAACGCAAGGATGATGAGTCTCTAGAGAGTTTGATTCGTCGTTTCAATAAGAAAGTGACTCAAGCTGGTATTTTGAGCTCGGCTCGTCGTAAAAAGTATTTCGAGAAGCCTCTCACCAAGCGCGAAGAGCGCGAGATTGCAATTCGTAAGCGTGTTCGAAAAGAGCAGAAGACACGCGAAATGCTTAGTATTCGAGGGTAA
- a CDS encoding GatB/YqeY domain-containing protein — protein sequence MDLTQRLEADLTEATKARDEITLQVLRLLKAALKNHSIELRQDLSPQEALQILQKEAKKRQEAIQQYSDANRQDLVQKESAELQILERYLPEQPSEAEVRAAAQDIIREQKLSGQSAMGQLISGLKDHFDGLDGSLAAKVAREELL from the coding sequence ATGGACTTAACACAGCGACTTGAAGCGGATCTCACAGAAGCTACCAAAGCTCGTGATGAGATCACGTTGCAGGTATTGCGTTTGTTGAAGGCCGCTCTCAAGAATCATTCGATTGAGCTGCGCCAGGACTTATCCCCTCAGGAGGCTTTGCAGATACTCCAAAAAGAAGCTAAGAAGCGTCAAGAGGCAATTCAGCAATATTCAGACGCCAATCGACAAGATCTGGTACAGAAAGAATCTGCCGAGCTACAGATTCTTGAGCGCTATCTTCCAGAGCAGCCTAGTGAAGCTGAAGTGCGTGCTGCTGCGCAGGATATCATCCGGGAGCAAAAGCTTTCAGGTCAGTCCGCTATGGGGCAGCTTATCTCAGGGTTAAAAGATCATTTTGACGGACTAGATGGGTCTTTGGCTGCAAAGGTAGCTCGCGAGGAGTTGCTTTAA
- the ybeY gene encoding rRNA maturation RNase YbeY: MHGLRFTLVDAPKQVIQSQWEELFYAWVKQEKPSLRGEVVVSFVIPAEMKELYYHSFGEHTATDVLSFRYQAQDISPDSEIESSAGEIIICTDVARKNAKKLHVSPGNELMTLFVHGLLHLLDYDHATNAERAAFKAKTHAIMRVVNQEPAPLWLLS, encoded by the coding sequence GTGCATGGATTGCGCTTTACTCTCGTCGATGCGCCGAAGCAAGTCATTCAATCTCAATGGGAGGAGTTGTTTTATGCTTGGGTCAAGCAGGAAAAACCCTCTCTTCGTGGCGAGGTGGTAGTGAGCTTTGTGATTCCAGCGGAAATGAAGGAGCTCTATTATCATAGTTTTGGTGAGCATACAGCTACTGATGTATTGTCTTTTCGATATCAAGCCCAGGACATCTCGCCAGACTCAGAAATAGAGAGCTCAGCTGGTGAGATCATAATTTGCACAGATGTGGCACGAAAGAATGCAAAGAAGCTGCATGTATCGCCAGGCAATGAACTCATGACGCTTTTTGTGCATGGCCTTTTGCATTTACTTGATTATGATCACGCAACCAATGCTGAGAGAGCTGCATTTAAAGCCAAAACCCATGCTATTATGAGGGTAGTTAATCAGGAGCCTGCGCCATTGTGGTTACTTTCGTAA
- a CDS encoding nucleoside monophosphate kinase: MMIIVIAGPPGGGKDTQAARMAERLQAYIISPGALLRAEATVDQDLAAQLKRGDLADDDHVNELVGEAMLAHRDQTLILDGTPRHVPQVAWLRDFLEKHFKGIQTVLVELRVSDQELRIRATKRGRADDSPASFEHRLDIYHQEIVPAIHELARYMPHIVVNGEQSIDTIAQEIAEAMKERGYL; this comes from the coding sequence ATGATGATCATTGTTATTGCGGGCCCTCCAGGCGGCGGGAAAGATACACAGGCAGCTCGAATGGCGGAACGACTTCAAGCATATATTATTAGCCCGGGTGCGTTATTGCGTGCTGAGGCTACAGTGGATCAGGATTTGGCAGCGCAGCTTAAACGAGGCGATCTCGCCGACGATGATCACGTCAATGAGCTTGTGGGTGAGGCGATGTTGGCGCATCGAGATCAGACGCTGATACTTGATGGCACACCACGACATGTACCGCAGGTAGCCTGGCTGAGGGATTTTCTAGAGAAGCACTTTAAGGGGATACAAACGGTCTTGGTGGAGCTCAGAGTTTCAGATCAGGAACTGCGGATTCGTGCTACTAAGCGTGGGCGGGCAGATGACAGCCCAGCAAGCTTTGAGCACCGTCTTGACATCTATCATCAGGAGATTGTGCCGGCAATTCACGAATTGGCGCGATACATGCCGCATATAGTCGTGAATGGGGAGCAATCGATTGATACGATTGCACAAGAGATTGCTGAAGCAATGAAAGAACGAGGATATTTATGA
- the recJ gene encoding single-stranded-DNA-specific exonuclease RecJ — MKEFARIDWRLPPQEEVLLEDLAMTILSRRGFSEAQSLDSLHPRYDSLGDPFGLQDMELAVSAILDFRDKNEKIIIYGDYDIDGLTASSLLADVCSQLHIKHEVYIPDRFEEGYGIHVRALEKLSEQGARTIVSVDCGSSALEAAQAAQRLGIRLIITDHHALIAQELEGAYAHINPLREANQYPEKYLSGVGVAFALARALQQASEYSIPAGQEKWLLDLVALGTICDVVPLTGENRVLASYGLQVLRKTRRAGLRALARVSGVMLEGISAEDLGFKLGPRLNAAGRLEHAQHALKMLLAVDYEQAFEHAEYLQKLNTQRQADTKWIHESAREQAQRYLDDPILVLSDTSWSHGIVGLVASRISEEYHRPAFLLQLEGNLAKGSGRSYAGISIIDIMRKQDAILDRYGGHAAAAGMTIASEKIDLFRERMIETVSQLGDDVWTKQETVDAWLQPEFVSLEGFAQLEKLEPTGRDHPGVRFVFDGEITGIRPVGADGSHYQLSVRVQEREQRMIAFGAAVKWPLLKMGDIIRGVVRLGRSEWRGVARIEVMLLDILDNPYA, encoded by the coding sequence ATGAAAGAATTTGCGCGGATTGATTGGCGTCTGCCGCCTCAGGAAGAGGTACTTCTTGAGGATTTGGCTATGACTATTTTGTCACGCCGAGGATTCAGTGAGGCGCAGTCGCTTGATAGCTTGCATCCACGGTATGATTCGCTTGGGGATCCATTCGGCTTACAAGATATGGAGCTGGCCGTATCGGCTATTCTAGATTTTCGTGATAAGAATGAGAAGATTATTATTTATGGGGACTATGATATCGATGGACTCACCGCCAGTAGCTTGCTAGCTGATGTGTGCAGTCAATTACATATCAAACATGAGGTATATATACCCGATAGGTTTGAAGAAGGCTATGGTATACATGTACGGGCTCTTGAAAAATTATCCGAGCAAGGTGCTCGCACGATCGTAAGTGTAGACTGTGGTAGTTCGGCGCTTGAGGCTGCACAAGCCGCCCAGCGGCTTGGGATTCGGCTCATCATCACTGATCATCACGCCCTTATCGCTCAAGAGCTGGAGGGTGCGTATGCGCATATTAATCCATTGCGGGAGGCGAACCAGTACCCTGAAAAATATCTTTCAGGTGTAGGAGTAGCTTTTGCGCTCGCACGAGCTCTCCAGCAAGCAAGTGAGTATTCAATTCCTGCAGGGCAAGAAAAATGGCTGCTTGACCTAGTAGCGCTTGGTACGATTTGTGATGTTGTGCCATTGACCGGCGAGAACCGGGTGCTGGCATCATATGGGTTGCAGGTATTGCGTAAGACACGTCGTGCTGGCTTACGAGCTCTCGCAAGGGTGAGTGGAGTTATGCTTGAAGGTATCTCGGCAGAAGATCTTGGCTTCAAGCTGGGGCCTCGATTGAATGCGGCCGGCCGACTTGAGCATGCACAGCATGCACTCAAGATGTTACTGGCAGTAGACTACGAGCAGGCGTTCGAGCATGCAGAGTACCTCCAGAAGCTAAATACTCAAAGGCAGGCTGATACAAAGTGGATCCATGAATCCGCCCGCGAGCAAGCGCAGCGATATCTCGATGATCCAATTTTGGTCCTATCTGATACATCGTGGTCACATGGTATCGTTGGATTGGTGGCCAGCCGAATTAGCGAGGAGTATCATCGACCAGCGTTTTTACTGCAGCTGGAAGGTAATCTGGCAAAGGGGTCGGGGAGGAGTTATGCAGGTATTTCGATTATCGATATTATGCGGAAGCAAGATGCAATACTTGATCGGTATGGTGGCCACGCTGCAGCCGCTGGTATGACTATAGCTTCCGAAAAGATAGATTTGTTTAGGGAACGGATGATCGAAACAGTATCACAGCTGGGGGATGACGTATGGACCAAGCAAGAGACAGTCGATGCCTGGTTGCAGCCAGAATTTGTTAGTCTTGAAGGATTCGCGCAACTTGAAAAACTCGAGCCTACTGGACGAGATCACCCGGGGGTACGATTTGTATTCGATGGAGAGATTACTGGCATCAGGCCGGTGGGCGCAGACGGGAGTCATTACCAGCTATCAGTTCGTGTCCAGGAACGAGAACAGCGCATGATTGCGTTTGGCGCCGCAGTTAAGTGGCCGTTGCTAAAAATGGGCGACATCATTCGTGGTGTCGTTCGACTGGGTCGTTCTGAGTGGCGAGGGGTGGCTCGCATAGAGGTGATGTTATTAGATATACTGGATAACCCATATGCCTAA
- the ftsZ gene encoding cell division protein FtsZ, which produces MAEILPDIEAFARIRVVGVGGGGGNSLNRMVQSKMRGIEFIAINTDAQALHYSQAHRKIHIGKETTRGLGAGANPEIGKQAAEESEQEIYAALKNSEMVFITTGEGGGTGTGAAPVIAQIAKDCGALTVGIVTKPFKFEGDRRRKMAEEGIAALKDKVDTLIIIPNDRILQIIDRKTSLLDAFATVDDILRQGVQGISDLITVNGLVNLDFADVESIMRDAGTALMGIGLGSGDNRAVEAVKQAIDSPLLEVSIQGAKGVLINFTGGRDMGMHEIEEAAKLVHDSVDPEANIIWGMVMDENSNNEIKVTLVATGFDVARGMAAQAHFAGQSQLFNRTVGELEDSHWVNQSTRVTQTTIAQSSDQEPLRPSEEMGVPAYEFRGIREEDPEPAVEPSIKEEDDLLATGPRVREDALQNVKPLITPDSDLDPVSFTDEEPVREPTSHGIVADDKPEPEPVRVQDKPIVETLSSHFERDEEDDLDKPAFLRQGRSVERSIVEDDDNSKE; this is translated from the coding sequence ATGGCTGAAATTTTACCTGATATTGAAGCGTTTGCGCGTATTCGTGTGGTCGGCGTCGGTGGCGGGGGCGGTAACTCGTTAAACCGTATGGTCCAGTCGAAGATGCGCGGCATTGAGTTTATTGCTATCAATACAGATGCGCAGGCCCTGCATTACAGTCAGGCACACCGAAAGATTCATATCGGTAAGGAAACTACGCGCGGGCTCGGAGCTGGTGCTAATCCAGAGATTGGTAAGCAGGCTGCGGAAGAGAGTGAACAAGAGATATACGCTGCCCTTAAGAATAGCGAAATGGTATTTATTACTACAGGAGAGGGTGGGGGTACTGGTACGGGAGCTGCGCCGGTCATCGCCCAGATTGCGAAAGATTGTGGCGCGCTTACTGTAGGGATTGTGACAAAGCCGTTTAAGTTTGAAGGTGATCGACGTCGCAAGATGGCCGAAGAGGGAATCGCAGCGCTCAAAGATAAAGTCGATACGCTCATTATTATCCCTAACGATCGAATTCTACAGATTATTGATCGCAAGACCTCGCTTCTCGATGCCTTCGCGACGGTCGATGATATTCTGCGACAGGGGGTACAGGGTATATCGGATTTGATTACGGTTAATGGCTTGGTTAACCTTGACTTCGCGGATGTCGAATCGATCATGCGTGATGCTGGGACGGCCCTCATGGGTATCGGACTTGGCAGTGGTGATAATCGTGCCGTAGAAGCTGTGAAGCAGGCAATTGATAGCCCACTTCTCGAGGTATCAATCCAGGGCGCTAAGGGCGTTTTGATTAACTTCACCGGTGGTCGTGATATGGGCATGCATGAAATCGAGGAGGCAGCTAAGCTGGTTCACGATTCGGTTGATCCGGAAGCAAATATCATTTGGGGTATGGTAATGGATGAGAACTCCAATAACGAGATAAAGGTAACACTCGTCGCGACCGGCTTTGATGTTGCTCGTGGGATGGCGGCTCAGGCTCACTTTGCTGGCCAGAGCCAGCTTTTTAATCGCACTGTTGGAGAACTGGAAGATAGTCATTGGGTAAATCAGTCTACAAGAGTGACTCAGACTACTATTGCGCAAAGTTCTGACCAGGAGCCACTCCGCCCGTCAGAAGAGATGGGTGTGCCAGCATATGAATTCCGCGGAATTCGTGAAGAAGACCCTGAGCCGGCAGTCGAACCTAGTATTAAGGAAGAAGATGACCTGCTAGCAACTGGTCCTCGTGTGCGCGAGGATGCCTTACAAAATGTGAAGCCACTAATCACGCCTGATTCAGATCTAGACCCAGTTAGTTTCACAGATGAGGAGCCGGTGCGCGAACCAACATCTCACGGTATTGTTGCCGATGACAAACCCGAACCTGAGCCGGTGAGAGTTCAGGATAAGCCAATCGTCGAGACACTGTCGTCACACTTCGAGCGCGACGAAGAGGATGATTTAGATAAGCCAGCCTTCTTGCGGCAGGGGCGAAGTGTGGAGCGCTCTATTGTCGAGGATGATGATAATTCTAAAGAATAG
- the nrdR gene encoding transcriptional repressor NrdR, whose translation MRCTQCQQPDTRVLESREVDDGRAIRRRRLCNHCGARFTSYERVELPRLLVVKKSGEREQYDREKLARGIYRAAEKRPISAEQIEDLVSNIERDVYARGESELSTQSIGEMVMEALASLDEVAYVRFASVYRSFTSAESFRDHIAQLKRSTRRKST comes from the coding sequence ATGCGCTGTACGCAATGTCAGCAGCCAGATACGCGTGTACTTGAGTCTCGTGAGGTCGATGATGGTCGTGCAATTCGTCGTCGTCGGCTCTGCAATCATTGTGGCGCGCGCTTTACGTCTTATGAACGTGTCGAGCTGCCGCGCTTGCTGGTGGTCAAAAAGTCTGGGGAGCGTGAGCAGTATGATCGCGAAAAGTTGGCTCGAGGTATCTATCGGGCAGCCGAAAAGAGGCCCATTTCGGCTGAACAGATTGAAGACCTTGTAAGCAATATCGAGCGTGATGTGTATGCTCGAGGCGAATCGGAGTTATCTACACAGTCGATAGGTGAGATGGTGATGGAGGCGTTAGCGAGCCTTGATGAGGTGGCATATGTGAGGTTTGCAAGCGTCTATCGCAGTTTTACGAGCGCAGAAAGCTTTCGGGATCATATTGCGCAACTCAAGCGATCTACTCGCCGCAAAAGCACATAG
- a CDS encoding diacylglycerol kinase family protein, translated as MVTFVSFRNAWKGLRVVVSRERNARFHILIGALTLGVSLTLRISLPEMALVLAMITLVFFAEVVNTAVERTLDLIVTENNQVVKLVKDMMAGAVLVTAVGAVLVGLCVFGPVIASLVT; from the coding sequence GTGGTTACTTTCGTAAGTTTTCGAAATGCCTGGAAGGGATTGCGCGTCGTTGTTAGTCGTGAGCGAAATGCACGCTTTCATATTCTTATAGGAGCACTTACCTTAGGGGTTAGTCTGACACTCAGAATTAGTCTCCCAGAAATGGCTCTGGTGCTGGCTATGATTACACTCGTATTCTTCGCTGAAGTCGTGAATACGGCGGTTGAACGTACGTTAGACCTGATTGTCACCGAGAATAACCAGGTTGTGAAGCTGGTGAAGGACATGATGGCAGGAGCGGTACTTGTGACTGCTGTTGGAGCAGTGCTAGTTGGGCTATGTGTATTTGGTCCCGTAATTGCTAGTTTGGTTACCTAA